One genomic window of Luteitalea pratensis includes the following:
- a CDS encoding serine/threonine-protein kinase yields MRRMLMTVGVVVLMSTGVNASGDQTEPLQGSVVEAAPPRTPPTPWPSQLNHPHIATIHGLAQADGRRGLVLELVEGETLAERLERGPLPVDEALRLACQIALALECAHDRGIVHRDLKPANIKITPDGAVKVLDFGLAKLTARDGTPAPTPSPSLAGTREGLVAGTPAYMSPEQARGRPVDKRTDVWSFGCVMYEILAGRAAFDGETVTDTLAAVIEHEPAWSSLPEATPAAIRRLTQRCLEKDHARRLRDLGDARLEIEEALAARSTPPARALPHVDGVQQPGMPLVSRGLVTPRRWRTAAAAVVVPAVMRLDVDLGVELSRSQAGPDVGISPNGERLVFMSNGRLYTRRLDQSTSIALEGTDGALSFFFSPDSSSLAFFAQDKLKRISLNGGSVVTICDAPAGRGGTWGEDDVIVAALDNSRACLEFRRRGERRNHSRDSRRVRSPIAGRSDCRAGTSCCSPATRCQRGSTRHASTSCRSPTAVERRYWRMPVSGGSFRTQMGRTTSCSGEVRRYLLRRSIRIDSNFAAQRSRFWSRWRPPTVSDSPASIPHGRGRGCTGSRIRRP; encoded by the coding sequence ATGCGACGGATGCTGATGACCGTGGGAGTGGTGGTGTTGATGTCGACTGGTGTGAACGCGAGCGGCGACCAGACGGAGCCCCTGCAGGGCAGCGTCGTCGAGGCAGCCCCGCCGCGCACGCCGCCAACGCCCTGGCCGTCCCAACTGAACCACCCGCACATCGCGACGATTCACGGGCTCGCGCAGGCCGACGGACGGCGCGGGCTCGTGCTCGAGCTGGTGGAGGGCGAGACGCTCGCTGAACGACTCGAGCGTGGCCCGCTGCCGGTGGACGAAGCGCTGCGGCTGGCGTGCCAGATCGCGCTGGCGCTGGAGTGCGCGCACGACCGCGGCATCGTCCATCGCGACCTGAAGCCTGCCAACATCAAGATCACCCCAGACGGGGCCGTCAAGGTCCTCGACTTCGGCCTGGCGAAGCTGACGGCGCGGGACGGCACGCCTGCGCCCACGCCGTCCCCGTCGCTGGCCGGAACGCGGGAAGGCCTGGTCGCCGGCACGCCGGCCTACATGAGTCCCGAGCAGGCGCGGGGCAGGCCGGTGGACAAACGCACCGATGTCTGGTCGTTCGGGTGCGTGATGTACGAGATACTCGCCGGCCGCGCCGCCTTCGACGGCGAGACGGTGACCGACACGCTGGCGGCCGTGATCGAACACGAACCGGCGTGGAGTTCGCTGCCTGAGGCGACACCGGCAGCCATCCGCCGTCTGACCCAGCGGTGCCTCGAGAAGGATCATGCGCGACGGTTGCGCGACCTCGGGGATGCACGGCTAGAGATCGAAGAGGCCCTGGCGGCGCGCTCGACGCCGCCGGCCCGGGCACTGCCGCACGTTGACGGCGTCCAACAGCCCGGCATGCCGCTCGTGTCGCGTGGCCTCGTCACGCCACGGCGCTGGCGAACGGCAGCCGCGGCAGTCGTCGTGCCGGCCGTCATGCGTCTCGACGTCGACCTGGGCGTGGAGTTGTCGCGATCGCAGGCGGGACCAGACGTCGGCATTTCGCCCAACGGTGAGCGGCTGGTCTTCATGTCCAACGGCCGCTTGTACACGCGGCGGCTCGATCAGTCCACCTCGATCGCGCTCGAGGGCACTGACGGTGCCCTGAGCTTCTTCTTCTCTCCTGACAGCTCGTCTCTCGCGTTCTTCGCCCAGGACAAGCTCAAACGCATCAGTCTAAATGGCGGCTCCGTCGTAACGATTTGCGACGCTCCCGCCGGGCGCGGCGGCACCTGGGGCGAAGACGACGTCATCGTCGCTGCACTGGACAACTCGAGGGCCTGTCTCGAGTTCAGGCGGCGGGGGGAACGCCGGAACCACTCACGCGACTCGCGCCGGGTGAGGTCACCCATCGCTGGCCGCAGCGATTGCCGGGCCGGAACGTCCTGCTGTTCACCAGCCACACGCTGCCAACGTGGTTCGACAAGGCACGCATCGACGTCCTGTCGCTCGCCGACGGCCGTCGAAAGACGCTACTGGAGAATGCCAGTTTCGGGCGGTTCATTCAGGACGCAGATGGGACGGACTACCTCGTGTTCCGGCGAGGTTCGTCGATATTTGCTGCGGCGTTCGATCCGGATCGACTCGAACTTCGCGGCACAGCGGTCCCGATTCTGGAGCAGGTGGCGTCCACCGACGGTTTCGGATTCGCCAGCTTCGATACCTCACGGACGGGGACGTGGGTGTACCGGGTCCAGGATCAGGCGACCGTGA
- a CDS encoding TolB family protein produces MNWLDKSGPIRPLLAEPGGYEWLNLSHDGTRLAFVLGGDVWIHDIGRETRTRLAMDASLPLWTPNDRFIVFRHAEGLSWVRSHGGTPPQALTRTNHVQMPLSFSGDGQRLSFQALNASGRESWNLWTVPVRIDGSGLRASTPEPFLITPFDEREITFSVDGRWVAYSSNDSERREIYVRAFPDDGRKWQVSTGGGDYPQWSRDSQELFFQGPDGLIRMTPYSVDADRFVPEKPRVWSTQPIDNRNEIRYYSVASDASRVAAIVRYVSPGQRPDRSVTLLINVLDLFGRQTPTSRLRLPELLARESP; encoded by the coding sequence GTGAACTGGCTCGACAAGTCGGGCCCGATCCGGCCATTGCTGGCCGAGCCTGGGGGGTACGAGTGGCTCAATCTCTCGCACGACGGCACCCGGCTCGCGTTCGTCCTCGGTGGCGATGTGTGGATCCACGACATCGGCCGCGAGACTCGTACGCGCCTGGCGATGGACGCGTCCCTTCCCCTCTGGACGCCAAACGACCGCTTCATCGTCTTCCGCCACGCGGAGGGTCTCTCGTGGGTCCGGTCCCACGGCGGCACCCCGCCGCAGGCGCTGACGAGGACGAACCACGTACAGATGCCGTTGTCGTTCAGCGGTGACGGTCAACGCCTGTCGTTCCAGGCGCTCAATGCTTCAGGGCGGGAGTCCTGGAACCTGTGGACCGTACCGGTGCGTATCGACGGCTCTGGGCTTCGTGCATCGACGCCGGAACCCTTCCTCATCACGCCGTTCGACGAACGGGAGATCACGTTCTCGGTTGACGGCCGATGGGTGGCCTATTCCTCGAACGACTCGGAGCGCCGTGAGATCTACGTCCGGGCGTTCCCCGACGACGGGCGCAAGTGGCAAGTCTCGACCGGCGGCGGCGACTATCCCCAGTGGTCACGCGACTCACAGGAGTTGTTCTTCCAGGGCCCGGACGGCCTGATCAGGATGACGCCGTACTCGGTAGACGCTGATCGATTCGTGCCCGAGAAGCCACGCGTCTGGTCGACACAGCCGATCGACAACCGGAACGAGATCAGGTACTACTCGGTTGCGTCCGATGCGAGTCGCGTCGCCGCCATCGTCCGGTACGTATCGCCAGGGCAGAGACCCGACCGCTCCGTCACGCTGTTGATCAACGTGCTGGACCTGTTCGGCCGTCAGACGCCCACGAGCCGGTTGCGTCTTCCAGAGTTGCTCGCGCGCGAGTCGCCATGA